A genomic stretch from Penaeus vannamei isolate JL-2024 chromosome 6, ASM4276789v1, whole genome shotgun sequence includes:
- the LOC113817613 gene encoding uncharacterized protein isoform X2: MSTAVCQVCFSCYDSEAKRPRILPCGHTFCSQCLLNITERNDGLIACPRCKRETKVTDISQLTTNFSILDLTSQDDQEEGAQLPSKASAKAEQGPPLSAGFCEDHGQHQLFKCKSCDEWICHVCTVIEHPMSTCNVISVKKALEETRNNINAEVEQFILEHNQTFDRIGVYDKELQTLEKEYKKTLLELEHVVEQYKQAEQTVAGELIKLKKAQEEGLSKLQDLKELQIRVSKLSRIQDIDDCSQAVSQYKKSVQTWTQDILHMTSGQNMSLKSQMHNLVNFSMELMNWNTLKNLEFSQLQAITDSASESIMVSLITLTKPLIVIKKDNQAFCASVTLQVNNTAMVGELCPFIPSSSTTSIDFTDLMKKIPEAYVRGQKTYYRIEKHENEDLFTMVPMNGDSMPTDRLHLLIPMNTLIQAGVVWVEITKERFGHLTKRQEDPECAGGATAKYGYQLHAFVDHLPPDESFIFKCNLYEDLISQPVVVFLRLAWRGKTQGDIIIELEDDSLRSKQFLKLCIGDSEHSYRGTSLLSIHNFGIPGEGVVGGGYEQNDGTVYISLYPDIPDNEKVAQPIIEGLLSGLVNGVNDTLFIICTRSHPGSVDWFSFGRVTAGMDVLKKVMLVSNIRDVVIEDCGVVL; encoded by the exons ATGTCCACTGCAGTTTGTCAAGTATGCTTTTCATGTTATGACAGTGAAGCCAAGCGGCCGAGGATATTGCCCTGTGGCCATACTTTTTGCTCCCAATGTTTGCTGAATATCACAGAAAGAAATGATGGATTGATCGCATGTCCTCGCTGTAAAAGAGAAACTAAAGTCACAGACATATCACAGTTAACAACAAATTTTAGCATCCTAGATTTGACATCACAGGATGACCAGGAGGAAGGAGCTCAACTCCCATCGAAAGCATCGGCCAAAGCTGAGCAGGGACCTCCACTTTCCGCTGGGTTTTGTGAGGATCATGGGCAGCACCAATTGTTTAAGTGCAAGTCGTGTGACGAATGGATCTGCCATGTTTGCACTGTCATTGAGCATCCTATGAGTACATGCAATGTTATCTCAGTCAAAAAGGCCTTGGAGGAAACGAGGAACAATATAAATGCAGAAGTTGAGCAATTCATACTGGAACATAACCAAACATTTGACCGTATAGGAGTGTACGACAAAGAATTGCAGACCCTGGAGaaggaatacaaaaaaacatTATTGGAACTGGAACATGTTGTGGAGCAATACAAGCAGGCAGAGCAGACTGTGGCTGGAGAACTTATCAAGCTAAAGAAAGCACAGGAAGAAGGCTTGTCCAAACTTCAGGATCTCAAAGAATTACAAATTCGTGTTTCAAAACTTTCTAGAATCCAAGACATTGACGATTGCAGTCAAGCTGTTTCTCAGTACAAGAAATCTGTTCAGACATGGACGCAAGATATACTGCATATGACAAGTGGCCAGAATATGTCACTTAAGTCTCAG ATGCATAACTTGGTGAACTTCTCAATGGAGTTGATGAACTGGAACACGTTGAAGAATCTGGAATTTAGTCAGCTCCAGGCCATTACTGACTCTGCCAGCGAATCT ATCATGGTATCACTGATCACTCTCACAAAGCCATTGATTGTGATAAAGAAGGACAACCAGGCCTTTTGTGCCAGTGTGACCCTCCAAGTTAACAACACAGCCATGGTGGGAGAGTTGTGCCCATTCATACCCAGTTCTTCCACAACCAGCATTGATTTCACG GACCTGATGAAGAAAATACCTGAAGCATATGTACGAGGGCAAAAGACCTATTACCGCATTGAAAAACATGAAAACGAGGACCTTTTCACAATGGTGCCGATGAACGGCGACTCGATGCCTACGGATCGCCTTCACCTCTTGATTCCG ATGAATACCCTCATACAAGCCGGGGTTGTATGGGTCGAGATCACCAAAGAGCGCTTCGGACATCTGACCAAGAGGCAGGAGGACCCAGAGTGCGCAGGAGGAGCAACAGCGAAGTATGGGTACCAGCTTCATGCTTTTGTGGATCATCTTCCCCCAGACGAATCCTTCATCTTCAAA TGCAACTTGTATGAGGATTTGATTTCTCAACCTGTGGTGGTTTTCCTGAGACTCGCCTGGCGCGGGAAAACACAAGGTGACATTATCATCGAGCTAGAGGATGACAGCCTTCGCAGCAAACAATTCCTGAAGCTCTGCATTGGAGACAGTGAGCACTCGTACCGTGGTACTTCCCTCCTCAGCATCCACAACTTTGGAATTCCAGGGGAAGGTGTCGTAGGAGGTGGCTACGAGCAAAATGATGGCAcggtatatatatccctatatcctGACATTCCAGACAATGAAAAGGTAGCACAACCTATTATAGAGGGCCTTCTCTCGGGTCTTGTAAATGGAGTTAATGATACCCTCTTTATCATCTGCACAAGAAGCCATCCAGGGTCAGTTGATTGGTTCTCTTTTGGCAGAGTTACTGCAGGTATGGATGTTTTGAAAAAGGTAATGCTTGTGAGTAACATCCGAGACGTAGTAATAGAAGACTGCGGAGTTGTATTGTAA
- the LOC113817613 gene encoding uncharacterized protein isoform X1 gives MMASMSTAVCQVCFSCYDSEAKRPRILPCGHTFCSQCLLNITERNDGLIACPRCKRETKVTDISQLTTNFSILDLTSQDDQEEGAQLPSKASAKAEQGPPLSAGFCEDHGQHQLFKCKSCDEWICHVCTVIEHPMSTCNVISVKKALEETRNNINAEVEQFILEHNQTFDRIGVYDKELQTLEKEYKKTLLELEHVVEQYKQAEQTVAGELIKLKKAQEEGLSKLQDLKELQIRVSKLSRIQDIDDCSQAVSQYKKSVQTWTQDILHMTSGQNMSLKSQMHNLVNFSMELMNWNTLKNLEFSQLQAITDSASESIMVSLITLTKPLIVIKKDNQAFCASVTLQVNNTAMVGELCPFIPSSSTTSIDFTDLMKKIPEAYVRGQKTYYRIEKHENEDLFTMVPMNGDSMPTDRLHLLIPMNTLIQAGVVWVEITKERFGHLTKRQEDPECAGGATAKYGYQLHAFVDHLPPDESFIFKCNLYEDLISQPVVVFLRLAWRGKTQGDIIIELEDDSLRSKQFLKLCIGDSEHSYRGTSLLSIHNFGIPGEGVVGGGYEQNDGTVYISLYPDIPDNEKVAQPIIEGLLSGLVNGVNDTLFIICTRSHPGSVDWFSFGRVTAGMDVLKKVMLVSNIRDVVIEDCGVVL, from the exons ATGATG GCGAGTATGTCCACTGCAGTTTGTCAAGTATGCTTTTCATGTTATGACAGTGAAGCCAAGCGGCCGAGGATATTGCCCTGTGGCCATACTTTTTGCTCCCAATGTTTGCTGAATATCACAGAAAGAAATGATGGATTGATCGCATGTCCTCGCTGTAAAAGAGAAACTAAAGTCACAGACATATCACAGTTAACAACAAATTTTAGCATCCTAGATTTGACATCACAGGATGACCAGGAGGAAGGAGCTCAACTCCCATCGAAAGCATCGGCCAAAGCTGAGCAGGGACCTCCACTTTCCGCTGGGTTTTGTGAGGATCATGGGCAGCACCAATTGTTTAAGTGCAAGTCGTGTGACGAATGGATCTGCCATGTTTGCACTGTCATTGAGCATCCTATGAGTACATGCAATGTTATCTCAGTCAAAAAGGCCTTGGAGGAAACGAGGAACAATATAAATGCAGAAGTTGAGCAATTCATACTGGAACATAACCAAACATTTGACCGTATAGGAGTGTACGACAAAGAATTGCAGACCCTGGAGaaggaatacaaaaaaacatTATTGGAACTGGAACATGTTGTGGAGCAATACAAGCAGGCAGAGCAGACTGTGGCTGGAGAACTTATCAAGCTAAAGAAAGCACAGGAAGAAGGCTTGTCCAAACTTCAGGATCTCAAAGAATTACAAATTCGTGTTTCAAAACTTTCTAGAATCCAAGACATTGACGATTGCAGTCAAGCTGTTTCTCAGTACAAGAAATCTGTTCAGACATGGACGCAAGATATACTGCATATGACAAGTGGCCAGAATATGTCACTTAAGTCTCAG ATGCATAACTTGGTGAACTTCTCAATGGAGTTGATGAACTGGAACACGTTGAAGAATCTGGAATTTAGTCAGCTCCAGGCCATTACTGACTCTGCCAGCGAATCT ATCATGGTATCACTGATCACTCTCACAAAGCCATTGATTGTGATAAAGAAGGACAACCAGGCCTTTTGTGCCAGTGTGACCCTCCAAGTTAACAACACAGCCATGGTGGGAGAGTTGTGCCCATTCATACCCAGTTCTTCCACAACCAGCATTGATTTCACG GACCTGATGAAGAAAATACCTGAAGCATATGTACGAGGGCAAAAGACCTATTACCGCATTGAAAAACATGAAAACGAGGACCTTTTCACAATGGTGCCGATGAACGGCGACTCGATGCCTACGGATCGCCTTCACCTCTTGATTCCG ATGAATACCCTCATACAAGCCGGGGTTGTATGGGTCGAGATCACCAAAGAGCGCTTCGGACATCTGACCAAGAGGCAGGAGGACCCAGAGTGCGCAGGAGGAGCAACAGCGAAGTATGGGTACCAGCTTCATGCTTTTGTGGATCATCTTCCCCCAGACGAATCCTTCATCTTCAAA TGCAACTTGTATGAGGATTTGATTTCTCAACCTGTGGTGGTTTTCCTGAGACTCGCCTGGCGCGGGAAAACACAAGGTGACATTATCATCGAGCTAGAGGATGACAGCCTTCGCAGCAAACAATTCCTGAAGCTCTGCATTGGAGACAGTGAGCACTCGTACCGTGGTACTTCCCTCCTCAGCATCCACAACTTTGGAATTCCAGGGGAAGGTGTCGTAGGAGGTGGCTACGAGCAAAATGATGGCAcggtatatatatccctatatcctGACATTCCAGACAATGAAAAGGTAGCACAACCTATTATAGAGGGCCTTCTCTCGGGTCTTGTAAATGGAGTTAATGATACCCTCTTTATCATCTGCACAAGAAGCCATCCAGGGTCAGTTGATTGGTTCTCTTTTGGCAGAGTTACTGCAGGTATGGATGTTTTGAAAAAGGTAATGCTTGTGAGTAACATCCGAGACGTAGTAATAGAAGACTGCGGAGTTGTATTGTAA